The Henckelia pumila isolate YLH828 chromosome 2, ASM3356847v2, whole genome shotgun sequence genome includes a window with the following:
- the LOC140877873 gene encoding uncharacterized protein codes for MYPDVFLKLSNILREKTHLQDTRYICVEEILAVFLLVVGHNTRYCLIRKTFDRSHYNTSQNFNKVLKALHSIVADIMVKPGAADCIGAIDGTHIPATVLGRDTNSYCNRHGTISQNVLAACNFDLEFIYVLSGWERSAHDSNVLTDALSRNNGLKVTQGKLFLVDGGYPNRRQFLAPFRGVCYHLQEFTGQCRHPEDAKELFNVRHASLRNVIERIFGIFKSRFKIFKTTPLFHYKTQTDLVLACAGLHNFLRSECRSDEFSVETETEVPPSSSEKIYEDGNFDQLFDTQKQQRANANAWRDAIANQIWSDVEQIVNIN; via the exons ATGTACCCcgatgtatttttaaaattgagcAACATCCTTAGAGAGAAAACACATTTGCAAGACACAAGATACATTTGTGTTGAAGAAATTCTTGCTGTGTTTTTACTCGTGGTCGGTCATAATACTCGATACTGCTTGATTCGTAAAACATTTGATCGTTCACACTACAATACAAGCCAAAACTTCAACAAGGTGTTGAAAGCATTACATAGCATTGTAGCAGATATAATGGTTAAACCTGGAGCTGCA gaTTGCATCGGAGCTATTGATGGTACTCATATTCCAGCCACGGTGTTAGGTCGTGATACTAACAGTTATTGTAATCGTCATGGGACGATTTCTCAAAATGTTTTGGCAGCAtgtaattttgatttagaattcATATATGTGCTCAGTGGATGGGAGAGATCTGCACATGATTCAAACGTATTGACAGATGCTTTATCAAGAAATAATGGGCTCAAAGTGACACAAG GTAAATTATTTTTAGTGGATGGTGGATATCCAAATCGACGTCAATTTTTGGCTCCTTTTCGTGGTGTGTGTTATCATCTTCAAGAATTCACTGGCCAATGTCGTCACCCCGAAGATGCAAAAGAGTTGTTCAATGTTCGTCATGCTTCTCTGAGGAATGTAATAGAGAGGATCTTTGGCATATTTAAATCGCGgttcaaaatattcaaaactacTCCTCTGTTTCACTATAAAACACAGACGGATCTTGTATTGGCATGCGCTGGATTACACAATTTTCTTCGCAGTGAGTGTCGTTCTGATGAATTTTCAGTTGAAACTGAGACTGAAGTTCCACCATCTTCATCAGAAAAAATCTACGAAGATGGCAATTTTGATCAATTATTTgacacacaaaaacaacaacggGCAAATGCTAATGCGTGGAGAGATGCTATAGCAAATCAAATATGGAGCGATGTTGAACAAATTGTCAATATCAATTAG
- the LOC140882229 gene encoding probable inactive poly [ADP-ribose] polymerase SRO5 isoform X1 yields the protein MADYSQRWKALAPDTAATPAIFVPFNSSAENLYTGSNLDQDDYAPSDCESGISASGTQNVQELQQFSGKELIRMDEGDKIHETIKKKVVSSLSSCGFNAQVETIQRNDFSGIMSRARQLSFGIYEKAMERNCNGNANVKYAWYSAPKHEIDSILSHGFGLPTSTGAHGRGVYLFPVDHIGESMQSLVADEDGLRHVLLCRVILGRMEAVPVGSGMYNPSSEEFDSGVDNLLSPRKYIVWTSSMNTRILPDFVVSFRTSYSHGGFQGIPQTCKRPNSDWMPFATLINALSKFLPPDAITLITKHHSEHKKQKITRHEMIQRVRHIAGDKLLIMVIKSYREKIKPSHGNIIKQLNRRN from the exons ATGGCTGATTATTCCCAAAGATGGAAGGCTTTGGCGCCGGATACGGCCGCAACACCCGCGATCTTTGTTCCTTTCAATTCGAGCGCTGAAAACTTGTACACTGGTAGTAATCTTGATCAGGATGATTATGCACCTTCTGATTGCGAGAGCGGGATCTCCGCTTCCGGGACTCAAAATGTTCAAGAGTTACAGCAGTTTTCTGGCAAGGAATTGATTAGAATGGATGAAGGCGACAAGATTCACGAGACTATCAAGAAAAAAGTGGTTTCAAGTCTGAGTTCTTGTGGATTCAATGCTCAAGTTGAGACCATTCAGAGGAACGATTTCTCCGGCATCATGAGCCGAGCGAGGCAGTTGTCTTTCGGTATATATGAAAAAGCTATGGAGAGGAACTGCAATGGTAATGCTAATGTGAAGTATGCTTGGTATAGCGCCCCGAAGCATGAGATTGACAGTATTCTTTCGCATGGCTTCGGCCTTCCTACTAGCACTGGAGCACATGGTCGCGGCGTTTATCTGTTTCCTGTTGATCACATTGGTGAAAG TATGCAATCATTGGTTGCTGATGAAGATGGGCTGAGGCATGTGTTACTTTGCCGGGTAATACTGGGAAGGATGGAGGCTGTTCCTGTCGGATCAGGCATGTATAATCCGAGTTCGGAAGAATTTGATTCTGGGGTCGACAATTTGTTGTCTCCAAGAAAGTATATAGTTTGGACCTCGAGCATGAACACACGTATATTGCCAGATTTTGTGGTCAGTTTCAGGACATCCTATAGTCACGGTG GATTTCAGGGGATCCCACAAACTTGTAAACGACCAAATTCAGATTGGATGCCATTCGCTACGCTGATAAACGCTCTCTCCAAGTTCTTGCCGCCTGATGCCATAACATTGATCACTAAGCATCACAGTGAACACAAA AAGCAGAAGATCACAAGGCATGAAATGATTCAACGTGTGAGACATATAGCCGGGGACAAGTTACTGATCATGGTCATAAAATCATATCGAGAAAAG ATCAAACCATCCCATGGCAACATCATAAAGCAATTGAACAGAAGAAATTGA
- the LOC140882229 gene encoding probable inactive poly [ADP-ribose] polymerase SRO5 isoform X2, whose product MADYSQRWKALAPDTAATPAIFVPFNSSAENLYTGSNLDQDDYAPSDCESGISASGTQNVQELQQFSGKELIRMDEGDKIHETIKKKVVSSLSSCGFNAQVETIQRNDFSGIMSRARQLSFGIYEKAMERNCNGNANVKYAWYSAPKHEIDSILSHGFGLPTSTGAHGRGVYLFPVDHIGESMQSLVADEDGLRHVLLCRVILGRMEAVPVGSGMYNPSSEEFDSGVDNLLSPRKYIVWTSSMNTRILPDFVVSFRTSYSHGGFQGIPQTCKRPNSDWMPFATLINALSKFLPPDAITLITKHHSEHKKQKITRHEMIQRVRHIAGDKLLIMVIKSYREKDPRFHYTSGYVSNH is encoded by the exons ATGGCTGATTATTCCCAAAGATGGAAGGCTTTGGCGCCGGATACGGCCGCAACACCCGCGATCTTTGTTCCTTTCAATTCGAGCGCTGAAAACTTGTACACTGGTAGTAATCTTGATCAGGATGATTATGCACCTTCTGATTGCGAGAGCGGGATCTCCGCTTCCGGGACTCAAAATGTTCAAGAGTTACAGCAGTTTTCTGGCAAGGAATTGATTAGAATGGATGAAGGCGACAAGATTCACGAGACTATCAAGAAAAAAGTGGTTTCAAGTCTGAGTTCTTGTGGATTCAATGCTCAAGTTGAGACCATTCAGAGGAACGATTTCTCCGGCATCATGAGCCGAGCGAGGCAGTTGTCTTTCGGTATATATGAAAAAGCTATGGAGAGGAACTGCAATGGTAATGCTAATGTGAAGTATGCTTGGTATAGCGCCCCGAAGCATGAGATTGACAGTATTCTTTCGCATGGCTTCGGCCTTCCTACTAGCACTGGAGCACATGGTCGCGGCGTTTATCTGTTTCCTGTTGATCACATTGGTGAAAG TATGCAATCATTGGTTGCTGATGAAGATGGGCTGAGGCATGTGTTACTTTGCCGGGTAATACTGGGAAGGATGGAGGCTGTTCCTGTCGGATCAGGCATGTATAATCCGAGTTCGGAAGAATTTGATTCTGGGGTCGACAATTTGTTGTCTCCAAGAAAGTATATAGTTTGGACCTCGAGCATGAACACACGTATATTGCCAGATTTTGTGGTCAGTTTCAGGACATCCTATAGTCACGGTG GATTTCAGGGGATCCCACAAACTTGTAAACGACCAAATTCAGATTGGATGCCATTCGCTACGCTGATAAACGCTCTCTCCAAGTTCTTGCCGCCTGATGCCATAACATTGATCACTAAGCATCACAGTGAACACAAA AAGCAGAAGATCACAAGGCATGAAATGATTCAACGTGTGAGACATATAGCCGGGGACAAGTTACTGATCATGGTCATAAAATCATATCGAGAAAAG GATCCACGTTTCCATTACACTTCTGGATATGTCTCCAATCACTGA